In the Leptospira wolffii serovar Khorat str. Khorat-H2 genome, CCGTCCAGCGGAGGTTGAAATGCAGGTCGCCAAGGATTTTGCACATATCACGGAATCTCCCATCGATACGAATCGCTTTTTACCTAAGGACGATAAGATCGGCGCCTTCGTATTCTTTGCGGGAATCGTAAGAAATCTGAACGAAGGAAAAGACGTAACTCATCTGGAATACGAGGCATTTGCACCCATGGCGGATGAGATGATCGGTACGATCTTGGCGGATGCCCGAAAAAAATGGGACCTCCTACATACTCATTGCGTGCATAGACTGGGGGTCCTTCAGGTTTCCGAAGTGGCGGTGCTAGTAACGACCGGATCCATGCACAGGGCCGAGGCGTACGAGGCAAATCGTTATATAATAGATAGAGTCAAACACGAGGTTCCGATTTGGAAGAAGGAATACTTCACCGACGGAACTTCTTCCTGGTCCAAAGGATGTGTGCATGGGGAGTCGGGACATCACTAGGTCTATTGCAGGTCTCATTCTCTCCGGAGGATACAGTTATAGAATGGGTAGGGACAAGGCGCTCCTGCCTTTCGGCAAGCATCATACGTTCCTTTCTTATACGTATCATAAACTCGGTCGTTTGATTCCTTCCGTTTTCGTTTCGATTAGAAAAGACCAGGAGAAAACGTATTCAGGCCTTTATCCGAATTACCGTTTTGTTTCGGACGAGGAGAACGGGTGGGAGGGTCCTCTGAAAGGAATCTTAAGTCTCCATTCTATACTTAAGAAAGAAGGCAAAGAAACTTCGGTGCTCGTGATGCCAGTGGACATGCCCTATGTGTATTCTAAGACTCTTTCCGGATTGATTCTACGTTTTCAAGCCTCTGGCAAAAGCGTATTCTATAAGACGGGCGAAGGACTCGAACCTCTTTGCGGACTCTACGATTTCTCTTTGCTATCCTCCTGGCAGGCGGAGACGAATAGGATAGAATTCTCACCTAAAAAAAGATTAGAAAATTCTACTATAGAATGTTTGGAACTTTCTACGAGAGAAAGAGCCCGTTTTCGAAATCTAAATTTTCCCCAGGATCTAAAAATGAAGGGATGATCACCAAGGGAAGAATTCTATAATATCCGAATCTTCCAACTCCGGCCGATCACTCGGATGCACCGCTATTCCGTCCGAAAATACTCCTGCCAGAATATCGCCGCTTCCGTTGAACTTTTTCATTTCCAGACCGGTCTGTCTCCGTTCGGAGAGTAAGACCGGAAAATATTCCGTTAAGTCCTTTTTCTTTTTTCTCGTTCCGAAGAAGGGAAGTTTGAGGGGGCGCTTAGGTTGCAAGCCTTGGAATCTAAGTATATAAGGTTCCAAGAATATTTTGGCACAGACCTGCACGCTGAAAGGATTTCCGGGAAGAGCGAACACCGCGGTTTTTTCCTTCGTTCCGAACCAGAAAGGTTTTCCCGGCTTGATTTTGATCTTATGGAAACGGTTCTCTACTCCACATTTTTCTAATATGCTCGGGATCAGATCTAGGCTTCCCATGGATACTCCTCCGGATAGGACGAGTATATCGGAGTCCAATCCTTCTCTTACGTATCTTTCGATCGTCTCAGGATCATCCGGAAGGAGAGAGACGGATTTCGGTCGGATACCCAAACTTGTAAGTAGCGAAACGATCGTATAAGTATTGGAATCTCGGATTTGGTGGGGAAGAGGCACCTTATCGATGGAAACCACTTCATTGCCCGTGGAAAGGATTACGATTTTAGGTCGGGAGTGGGTTAAAATTTCCTTTTTTCCGAGCGTGGCCAAAAGCGAAATCTCGGAAACGGATAGGACCTTATCGGAAGAAACGGCGGTCGCTCCGTTTTTGATATCCTCTCCTCGGAGTGCTATATTCAAAAAAGGTTTATTAGGAAGTTCTTTAATGAGAACTTTTTTGTCGGAAACTTCGCAGTCCTCTATTTTTATCACCGCGTCAAACCCTTCGGGGACCGCCGAACCGGTCGCGATCTTTAAAATAGAGGATCCAAGAAAACGATTCGGATCCATACCCGCTGTCATTTCGTTTTCGAAGGTGTATTCTTTTCCTTTTTCCAAATTCTTCGAGCGAACTGCGAACCCATCCATAGTAGCTCTATGAAAAGGAGGATAATCCCGATCTGCTCTTATATCCTCCGCTAAGCATCTACCGTTCGCCTCCTGTAAGGGAACGAGTTCCGATTTAGGTTCGGGAACTCCGGAAAGGATGATTTCCAAGGCCTCGGAAGCAGACTTCAATGTCCTTCTCCTCGCATCATCTTTTTTGCATGAAATAGTCCGGGGAGAATAGCGCTTAGACTCTCTTTTGCTCCGTTGGAACTTCCGGGGAGACAAACGACGATGGTCTTTCCGATCCGGCCAGCCAGGGACCGGGACAACATGGCAAAAGGAGTTCTGTCCTGTCCGAAGGAGCGCATCGCCTCTTCTATCCCGGGAATTCTTTGTTCGAGTAAGGGTTCGATCGCGTCGGGAGTCAGGTCTCTAGGCCCGAGTCCTGTTCCTCCCGTGGTCACGATCAGATCCGTTTTGGAAGCGACCCAGCTTTGGACGGCTTCTTTGATCTTTTCCGGATCGTCCGGAACGATTTTGTATTCCTTTACGACGACCCCTTTCGCTTCCAGCATGCTTTGGATAATTTTACCGGACCCGTCTTCCTTTTTTCCTTCGAAAGCGGAGTCGGAGCAAACTAAGACCGCAGCGCTGGAACCGAAGGAGAATTTGGTGGACTGGGTATCGCTTTTTCCTCCCTTCTTTTCCAAGAGACGAATAGAGGATATTACAAGATTCTTATCTATGGGCTTGAGCAGATCGTATACGGTTAAGGCTGCGACACTTAGACTCGTAAGCGCCTCGATTTCTATTCCGGTCCGTCCTATAGACTTTGCGTTTACTAGGATCTTGATCCCGGTCCCTTCTTGGTTCTCGAATGTCTCGAAGAGAATTTCCAAACCGTCTATGCTTACCGGGTGACAATGAGGGATTAGATCCGAAGTTTTTTTGGCCGCGAGTAGTCCTGCAGCCTTTGCGACTCCGAACAAATCTCCTTTAGGTAACGTGTTTTCTTTTACCCTTTTTAGGGTTTCGGGAGCGCAGAATACGAAGCCTTCCGCGCTAGCCGTTCTGAGGCTACTGATCTTTTCCGTTATATCGTTCATGCTTTCTTCTTATCAAGGAACGGGAGAATCCAGATAAGAAGAAGTTTCTCTGAGTTCCCGCATTCTTTCGTAAAATCGGATGATATCTCCGATAATAATAAGGATCGGGGAATCTGTGTCCGATTTCAATGCTATTTTTCCCACATTCTCCAGAGTGGATGTTCGAATTTTTTGTTTGGGAGTCGTAGCGCTTTCTATCAGAGCGATCGGAGTTTCGGGAGAATTTCCACTCTTGAGCAAGGAAGATACGATGATCTCCAAAGATCGAAACCCCATATAAACGACTAGAGTCTTGCCCTTGCAGTCCAAATGTCGGAACCCTTCCTCGTTTTTTCCGTCCTTCTTATGGCCGGTTAGAAATACGATCTCCTGAGAGTAATTCCGATGAGTCAGAGGAAAGCCTAGGCTCGCAGCGGCTCCGGAAGCGGTCGTGATGCCCGCAACGATTTCACATTCGATCCCTCGTGAGAGAAGATAGAAATATTCTTCTCCTACTCTTCCAAAGACGGAAGGATCTCCTCCCTTCAATCGGACCACATGTCGGAACTGTTCCGCGGCTTCTTCTATTTTCAGATTGATGGTTTCCTGAAGAAAGCTATGCACTCCGATTCTTTTTCCCACATAGACGAGTTTTGTATCCTTTTTGCAGATCTTAAGCAGTTGTAAGGAAACTAAATCGTCGTACAATACCACCTGGGCTTTTCTAAGAATTTTGTGGGCCTTGACCGTGAGAAGATCCGGATCTCCCGGCCCCGCTCCCAGCAAATAGACTTTTCCGAAACGTTTTTCCGGCATAATCGTCTCCGTAATGTTAGTCGATTTGTTCCAAGTCCAGATAAACCTTCCCTTCTTCTACGATGACCGGGTATAGTTTTACCTTATAGTCCTCTCCATTCATACATTCTCCCGTGAGTAGGGAAAAATTTCTTTTATGCATGGGACAGGCCACCTTCGGTTCTCCTTGGAAATCTCCTACAAGCCCACGGGAAAGCACCGTATCCTTGGTATGAGGACAGGCATTTTCGCAGGCGAACCATTCGTTTCGGGATGCGAAACGAAAGATTGCTATTTGCTCTTCACCGATTTTTGCGCAGGTTCCTCCTTCTTCCGGAAAATCGCCGATCGGAGCGATGAAAACTTTGGTCTTACTTGCATTCGTCTGATTCATTTGTTTACCCTAGTTCAAAACTTTCTGGTTCGGCCAATCGACCGGACGCTTTTGGTCCCTTTCCTGTATGAATCGTATTTTAGGATCGGATTCTTCGCTATTGACGAAATGTCTGTAAGGCTTTTGTTTTTCCGGATCGTCTACGACGTCTTTCCATTCGCATACGTAGGAACCTACTAAATAGCTCATCTCTTCTTCCAATTGCGCGTTGATTCCTAAACGATCGTTGATGATTACGTCTTTCAGATAATCCAATCCTCCATCCAATTGTTCCAGCCAGGTGGAGGTTCTCATAAGTTTGTCCGCGCTTCTGATATAGAACATGATGAAACGATCTATATACTTGATGCAGGTATCGCTATCCAAATCTTCCGCTAACAAAAGAGCGTGTTTGGGATTCACTCCTCCGTTTCCTCCCACATAAAGGTTCCAACCTTTCTCAGTGGCGATGATTCCGAAGTCCTTGCTTCTCGCTTCGGCGCATTCTCTGATGCAACCGGATACTGCCGATTTGATCTTATGAGGGGCTCGGATTCCGCGATATCTTTCTTCCAAGCGAATGGCGAAAGAGGTGCTATCTTGGACTCCGTAACGGCACCAAGTGGAACCCACACAGCTCTTAACTGTACGAAGCGCTTTTCCGTAAGCGTGTCCGCTTTCGAAACCGTATTCTATCAGATCCTTCCAGATCTTAGGTAGGTCCTCCATCTTCGCTCCGAGTAGATCGATTCTTTGTCCTCCTGTGATCTTGCAGTAAAGCTCGTACTTCTTAGCGACTTCTCCTATAGCCATGAGTTTGTCCGGGGTGATTTCTCCTCCCGGAATCCTTGGGATAACGGAGTAGGTTCCTCCCCTTTGGATATTCGCTAAGAATTTATCGTTCGTATCCTGGATTTCCCTATGTCTTTGGATAGGTTCGTTCCAGACGCTGGCGAGAATGGACGCGACCGCAGGTTTACAAATTTCGCAACCGGATCCGTCTCCGGCGGAATGTAGGACCTCTCCGAAGGATCTCAATTTTCTAATCTTAACGATATGAAAAAGATCCTGACGGGAATGTTTGAAATGCTCGCAAAGATGCTCCACTACCGCTTTGCCTTGGGCCTTCAGTTCTTTTTTGAGGAGCATCCCGACCTGAGGAATACATCCCCCGCAACCAGTTCCTGCTTTACTGCATTCTTTTAAAGATTGCAGATCCGAACACCCCTTGTCTCGGATTGCGGAGAGTATATCTCCCTTGGATACGTTATTGCAGGAACAAATTTTGGCTTCGTCTGGGAGCGCGTCCGCACTGAACGCATTGTCCACAGATACGGACCCGACAATCAAGGATTCGGGTTCCGCGGGAAGCTCCATCTTATTCAGATATAAGGAGAGGAGGGTTCCGTAGGAACTAGTATCACCTACGAGTATACCTCCGAGCAGATATTTGTAATCCGAAGATATGACGATTTTCTTATACGTTCCTTTCATGGGATTCTTGAATACGATGGGAATATTGTCTCCTTCGCCCAAGGAGTCCCCGAAGGAAGCAACATCCACTCCTACTAATTTCAGTTTAGTGGAAAGATCGGAGCCGAAGTAGTTCTTGTTTGGCTGGTGGAAACTGCAAAGGTTATAAGCAAGAGTCTCCGCCATCTCGTAGCCGGGAGCCACGAGACCATATATCATATTTCTATGAAGTGCGACCTCTCCGATCGCATAGACTCCGTAGTGATTGGTTCTCATATGATCGTCCACGATGATTCCGCCTCTTTCTCCGGTTTGGATTCCGGATTTTCGGGCGAGCTCGTCTCTAGGACGAATGCCCGCCGAGATTACGAGCATTCCCGCCTCCAGACATTCTCCGTCCTTAAATTTCAGTCCTTGGATGGAGCCTTCTCCAATTGCGGCTTCCGTCTGTTTGTTCAAGTGGATGGAGACTCCCAAAGATTCGATTTTGGACCGAAGAATATTCGAAGCCGTTTCATCCAATTGGCGAGGCATGAGTCGGGATGCGAACTCGATCACATGGGTTTCTTTACCTAGATCCACGAGGGCCTTTGCGGCCTCTAATCCCAACAATCCTCCGCCTAGGACCGCGGCCTTTTTGATTCCGACTCCGTATTCTAAGATTCTTTCCAGATCCTCGATGGTTCTGTAGACGAAGACTCCTTTCTTATCCACCCCTTCGAAGTTCGGAACGAAAGGAGAGGATCCGGTGGCAAAGACCAATTCATCGAAATGGAGTTGCTTGCCGGAGGAAGTATGGACGATTCTTTGCGCCATATCCACGAAGGTCGCAGGCTCGGAGAGAAGGAGCCGAATTCGATTCTTCGCATAATAATCCGTGGAACAGAGATATAGATCTTCCGCGGATCTTTTGGAAATGAAGTCGGAAAGATGGACCCGATCGTAAGATCTCCTAGGTTCCTCTCCCAGGATAGTGATTTCGTATTTTTCGGTTCCGCCGTATTCCACGAGTTTCTCCGCGAATTTATGGCTCACCATCCCGTTTCCGATAACGACTAATTTTCTTTTGTTCATATGGATACACCGTCTGACATTATTCTTTTATAAAGTTATGCCGTTTCTAAATTCGGCTGTTTTTCCTGGACGGCCTTGCCTTGCTTATTCCAAACTAGGACGCTGACGAAGAGTAGAACGAGAGCAGCAGTTAGTCCGACTATCGCGAATGCAAGGAAACCCCCGGAATAAGAACCGAAGGCGGATTTGGAGGATCCTAGTAGATTCGGAACGAAGAAGCCGCCGATTCCTCCGAATGCGCCAACGAATCCGGTGATGATGCCTATATCCTTATTGAATCTGCGAGGAACCAATTGGAAGACGGATCCGTTTCCGATACCTAAGAGCGTCATTAGGAAGACGAATAAAGGAAGCATAATGCTAATTTCCGGCATATTCGCGATGCAGACTAATACGGAGGAAAGAAGGACGAGTACCACGGAAAGAACTCCTACTCCTCCGAACTTGTCCGCCAAGTAACCGCCTATGGGGCGGATCATACTCGCACCGATGATACAATAGGAAGTGTAGAGTCCTGTTACTAGTTTATCGACTCCGTACTGATCGTAGAAGAAGATGGGCAGGAAGCTCGCGATTCCTACGAAGCCTCCGAATGTGATACTATATAGAAAGCTGAATAAAAGCGCATCTCTGGATTTTATGGGAGCCAAGTAGTCCAAAAGTTTCTTATTCGTTCTCTCCACGGGAGCGTCTTTCGCTAAAAAGTAAAATAGTGCGAAGACGGAGCAGATAGGAATGAGTGCGATCCCGAAGACCGCATGCCAGCCTAGGCTCTTCGCTATGCCCGGAAAGAACAGGGTCGCTAAAACCGATCCGCTATTTCCCGCTCCTGCGATTCCTAAGACCAGGCCTTGGTATTTTTGCGGATACCATCTGCTTACCAAAGGAAGAGCGACGGCGAAGCTTGCACCCGCGACTCCTAAGAGTAATCCTATGCAGAATATTTCGGAAAGGCTTTGTCCGAAGAGCCATCCCCATAGAAGAGGGATTAACGTGACGGTCATTCCACCCAAGGCCACTTTTCTGGATCCGAATCGATCCGAGAGCAATCCCATCGGGATTCTTAAAAGCGCTCCGCCTAAAAGCGGGATAGAGACCAAGACTCCTTTTTGCGCGGGAGTTAATTTGAATTCTTCCGAAAGAAAGACTCCGATCGCTCCTATGAGCATCCAGACCATGAAGCTAAAATCGAAATATAAAAACGCGCTAACAAGGCTCGGGAAATGACCGACCTTTAAGAATTCCTTAAATTTACCCATGGGAAGCAGACTCCTTTTCGATTGATTTAAAATTTCCAACCCATTCAGCTTATAGCAATAAGTGTGCCTAATTTTTATATAAATTCAAAAATCGAGTAGAATATTGAATCATTGGATGATTCATAAGGCACTGTTCGATAAAACCTCGCTTAAGTTAAATCCAATTTATATTCTCTATCATCAATAATGAGGCAAAGTACGGCTTAAAGTATTCAAAATGAACAATATGATCTAAAAATAAACTAGTCAAATGAGTTGAAATCTTACCGGAGCTTAGATTTGGGGCCCGCCATTAGGGGCGGATAAAAAATATTTATATTGGTATGAAAATTGCTAAGAATCGGATATGCATTCCGAAGCTACATTCAAAAGCACCTGTTCCTACTGCGGAGTCGGTTGTGGAGTGCTGGTGCATAGGAATGAGTCCGGTGAAATCCGAGTGGAAGGAGATCCGGACCATCCTGCGAATCGAGGTCTTCTTTGTTCAAAAGGAAGGAGCCTTCATTATTCCGTAATGGATCGATCCGATCGGATCCTTCATCCGTTACTTCGCAAGAATAGGGGAGCGGAACTCGAGAGAGCAAGCTGGGATCAGGCCCTAGATCGCATCGCTTCGGACTTTAAGAAATATATAAAAGAGTTCGGGCCGGATTCGGTAGGCTTCTATGTGTCCGGGCAACTTCTAACGGAAGAATATTATATCATCAATAAGCTGACCAAAGGCTTTTTAAAAACGAATAATATAGATACGAACTCCAGACTCTGTATGAGTTCGGCAGTGGTCGGCTATAAAATGTCTCTAGGAGAAGATAGCGTCCCTGTCAGCTACGAAGACATAGAATTAGCGGATTGCTTCTTCGTTGCGGGTGCCAATCCCGCCTGGTGTCATCCGATTCTATTCAGAAGGATCGAAGAGAGAAGAAGGAAGAATCCGAACGTAAAACTGATCGTGGTGGATCCTCGAAGAACCGAAAGCTGCGAGGACGCGGATATCCATTTCCAAATTCTTCCCGGAAGCGATATCTATCTCTTTCATGCGATCGCGAGAATATTGATCGAGAACGGATGGATCGATTCGGATTTCGTGGAAAACCACACGGAAGGATTCGAAGATTTTAAGTCCAAGGTGTTTGCCACTTCCGTAGACGAATATGCAAGACATTGCGGAATCGAGAAGGAACGGATCTTAGAGTGCGCCTCCATATTATCGAAATCTAAAGGGTTTCTCACTCTTTGGGCCATGGGCCTTAACCAAAGCGTGATCGGCGTGAACAAGAATGTGGCGCTGATCAATCTTTCTCTGATCACTGGGATGATCGGTAGGCCGGGGGCCGGGCCATTCTCCTTGACGGGACAACCGAATGCCATGGGAGGAAGGGAAGTCGGAGGGCTATGTAATCTACTGCCCGCTCATAGAAACCTGGCAAACCAGGAGCATAGGGAGGAAGTCGCCCGATTTTGGGGAGTCGACTCCATCAACGAACGTCCCGGATACACCGCAGTGGAGATGTTTCAAAATCTTAAAAGCGGAAAGATGAAAGCGGTTTGGATCGTATGCACCAATCCGACGGTGAGTCTTCCGAACGCTAGGGAAGTCGAATCCGCATTACGTTGCGCGGAGCTAGTGATTGTTCAGGATATCTCCTTAAGTTCCGGCGCCGTCCCTTTTGCGGATGTGGTTTTGCCTGCTGCGGGCTGGACGGAGAAGCAAGGTACGATGACCAATTCGGATCGTAGAATAACGTATCTACCTAAGATCATAGATCCTCCCGGCGAAGCCAGGAGCGATAGTTGGATCATCCAAAATTTCGCGAAAAAAATGGGATACGGTAAGTCCTTTTCTTACTCGGACGAAGAGGATATTTTCCTGGAGCATTGTAGGTTAACGGAAGGGACCAATATTGATATTAAGGGACTTGATTATTCGGAAATTAGAATGCACCGATCCGTTCAATGGCCTTATCCGAAGAAAGGCCATGGGGGAACCAAAAGATTATTCGAGGACAGGACATTCTTCCGTCCGAACGGAAAGGCTAAGATTCATTCTGTCGACGAGGCCGACGATTCCGAATCGGTCAGCGATAGATTTCCTTTCATTCTTACAACGGGAAGAATCCGGGATCAATGGCATACCATGACTCGCACCGGCAAGGTCCGAAGACTGAACGAGCATAAGAAGGAAGCCTATTTGGAAATCCATCCGAAGGATGCGGAGAGCTTGGGCTGCATGGACGGAGAGATACTTAGCGTTTATAACGAAAGAGGGAGCGTAAGGGTTAAGGCTTCGATTACTGATTCCATCAAAGAGGGAGTGGTTTTTCTGCCTATGCACTGGGGCAGGAAGAACGATTCGGATATCTCACGGTCCAATAATCTCACCGCGCCGGAATACGATCCTTCATCCAAGCAGCCCGGCTTTAAGATTTCCGCGGTCAACGTGATTCCGTATAAAAAGAAGAAGGAAAAAATTCTGATCGTGGGAGGTGGAAACGCCTCATTGGCTTTCCTTCGCGCATACAGGAACCTCGCGACCGAAGATGAGATCACCGTCCTTTGTAAGGAACCTAATCCATTCTATAATCGGATTCTGTTGCCGGATTACATCAGCGGAGAAAAAGAATTCGAAGATTTGAATGCGATCACGGAAGAGGAGCAGTCCTCCTGGAAAATAGAATTATTTGCCGGACGTGGCGTAGAGAGGATCAATCCCGAAGCTAAGAAGGTATTCGACGCCGATGGAAGAGGATACTCCTACGATAAACTGGTTCTCGCTTTGGGGAGTTCTCCGGTATGGCCCAAATATGTTCAAAAGACGTTAGTTGGTCTTTTTAGTCTTAGAAGTAAGCTGGATGCCGAAAGAATCAAGGGCTATTTCGTTCCCGGTACTTGCGCGCTCATAGTCGGAGGAGGATTGCTCGGTCTGGAAGTCGCAGCGGCTTTGGTCGGAAGCGGCGTGAAGGTGACGGTGCTTGTGAGAACCGATCGATTGATGTCCAAGCAATTGGATTCCGTCGGCGGCGATATACTGAGGGAAGAAATCCTGAAAAGGGGAATCGATATCGTATTCGACGCGGAGATCTCCAAGATCGAAGGCGACGAGAAGGTCTCGCGAGTCAAATTAAATAACGGATCCGTAATGTGTCCGGACGGAATCGTATTCGCCGTAGGTACCAATCCGAATATCTCTTTGGCGGAAAGCTGCGGCTTGGAATGTAATTCCGGGGTCAAGGTGGACGCATTTCTACGATCCGGAGATCCCGATATTTATTGTATCGGAGAGATGGCGGAGCATAGCACCGGGACGTACGGAACGGCTTCCGCCGCGGAAGAGCAGGCTAAAATTGCGGCGGATCATATCTATGGATACGCCCCTCACGGTTACGACGGCTCTCCTCAAACCAATCTTTTGAAAATTCCCGGACTCGATTTGGTCTCGATACGAATTCCAGACGCTCCTTTGGAGGCTTCGGAATCCGGAGAATATGAGGAAGTGGTCTTCTCCGACAGGAGAAGAAGAGTATATAAGAAATGTATCATTCAAAACGATCGATTGGTCGCCGCCATTCTTATCGGAGATAAATCCGAATTCTCTAAGATAAAAGAACTCATCTATTCCGGCATGGAGTTGGGAGAAAAGAGGAATTTCCTTTTTTCTTCCGGAGCTTCGAAAGCGAATCCAGTGATCGGAAAACTAGTCTGTTCCTGCAACGGGGTGGGAGAAGGAAATATTCTTGCCTCGATCCGAAGCGGTGCGTCCGGAATGGAGGAAATCGGTAAAGTCTCCGGAGCAGGCACCGGATGTGGAAGCTGTAGACCCGAGATCGCGAGAATTCTCAAATCGTCCGCGGAAACCTAGTAAAATTAAATTAAAAAAATATAAAATGAAAGGAATCGTTATGCTCAAGCTCAATTGTGTTCGTAGGACGTTCGCCGCGACTTTTCTGGTTCTTTCCGCCGACGTATCCACGTTAAGCGGTCAGGAATCCCAGGCCGGCCAAACGAATCAGGGTGCATCTTCCCAGAATTCGGAACTTTTCATTCAGCCCGCGCAAAAGAATCAGGAACCGAAGAAGGATCCCTTGTGGTCGGACGGTTTGAAAATAGGGGCGATGCTTCGTTTTCGTCCGGAGATGAAATATAATTAC is a window encoding:
- a CDS encoding molybdenum cofactor biosynthesis protein MoaE, giving the protein MQVAKDFAHITESPIDTNRFLPKDDKIGAFVFFAGIVRNLNEGKDVTHLEYEAFAPMADEMIGTILADARKKWDLLHTHCVHRLGVLQVSEVAVLVTTGSMHRAEAYEANRYIIDRVKHEVPIWKKEYFTDGTSSWSKGCVHGESGHH
- a CDS encoding molybdenum cofactor guanylyltransferase, yielding MGSRDITRSIAGLILSGGYSYRMGRDKALLPFGKHHTFLSYTYHKLGRLIPSVFVSIRKDQEKTYSGLYPNYRFVSDEENGWEGPLKGILSLHSILKKEGKETSVLVMPVDMPYVYSKTLSGLILRFQASGKSVFYKTGEGLEPLCGLYDFSLLSSWQAETNRIEFSPKKRLENSTIECLELSTRERARFRNLNFPQDLKMKG
- a CDS encoding molybdopterin molybdotransferase MoeA: MKSASEALEIILSGVPEPKSELVPLQEANGRCLAEDIRADRDYPPFHRATMDGFAVRSKNLEKGKEYTFENEMTAGMDPNRFLGSSILKIATGSAVPEGFDAVIKIEDCEVSDKKVLIKELPNKPFLNIALRGEDIKNGATAVSSDKVLSVSEISLLATLGKKEILTHSRPKIVILSTGNEVVSIDKVPLPHQIRDSNTYTIVSLLTSLGIRPKSVSLLPDDPETIERYVREGLDSDILVLSGGVSMGSLDLIPSILEKCGVENRFHKIKIKPGKPFWFGTKEKTAVFALPGNPFSVQVCAKIFLEPYILRFQGLQPKRPLKLPFFGTRKKKKDLTEYFPVLLSERRQTGLEMKKFNGSGDILAGVFSDGIAVHPSDRPELEDSDIIEFFPW
- the moaCB gene encoding bifunctional molybdenum cofactor biosynthesis protein MoaC/MoaB, coding for MNDITEKISSLRTASAEGFVFCAPETLKRVKENTLPKGDLFGVAKAAGLLAAKKTSDLIPHCHPVSIDGLEILFETFENQEGTGIKILVNAKSIGRTGIEIEALTSLSVAALTVYDLLKPIDKNLVISSIRLLEKKGGKSDTQSTKFSFGSSAAVLVCSDSAFEGKKEDGSGKIIQSMLEAKGVVVKEYKIVPDDPEKIKEAVQSWVASKTDLIVTTGGTGLGPRDLTPDAIEPLLEQRIPGIEEAMRSFGQDRTPFAMLSRSLAGRIGKTIVVCLPGSSNGAKESLSAILPGLFHAKKMMRGEGH
- the cobA gene encoding uroporphyrinogen-III C-methyltransferase, encoding MPEKRFGKVYLLGAGPGDPDLLTVKAHKILRKAQVVLYDDLVSLQLLKICKKDTKLVYVGKRIGVHSFLQETINLKIEEAAEQFRHVVRLKGGDPSVFGRVGEEYFYLLSRGIECEIVAGITTASGAAASLGFPLTHRNYSQEIVFLTGHKKDGKNEEGFRHLDCKGKTLVVYMGFRSLEIIVSSLLKSGNSPETPIALIESATTPKQKIRTSTLENVGKIALKSDTDSPILIIIGDIIRFYERMRELRETSSYLDSPVP
- the nirD gene encoding nitrite reductase small subunit NirD, which produces MNQTNASKTKVFIAPIGDFPEEGGTCAKIGEEQIAIFRFASRNEWFACENACPHTKDTVLSRGLVGDFQGEPKVACPMHKRNFSLLTGECMNGEDYKVKLYPVIVEEGKVYLDLEQID
- the nirB gene encoding nitrite reductase large subunit NirB; amino-acid sequence: MNKRKLVVIGNGMVSHKFAEKLVEYGGTEKYEITILGEEPRRSYDRVHLSDFISKRSAEDLYLCSTDYYAKNRIRLLLSEPATFVDMAQRIVHTSSGKQLHFDELVFATGSSPFVPNFEGVDKKGVFVYRTIEDLERILEYGVGIKKAAVLGGGLLGLEAAKALVDLGKETHVIEFASRLMPRQLDETASNILRSKIESLGVSIHLNKQTEAAIGEGSIQGLKFKDGECLEAGMLVISAGIRPRDELARKSGIQTGERGGIIVDDHMRTNHYGVYAIGEVALHRNMIYGLVAPGYEMAETLAYNLCSFHQPNKNYFGSDLSTKLKLVGVDVASFGDSLGEGDNIPIVFKNPMKGTYKKIVISSDYKYLLGGILVGDTSSYGTLLSLYLNKMELPAEPESLIVGSVSVDNAFSADALPDEAKICSCNNVSKGDILSAIRDKGCSDLQSLKECSKAGTGCGGCIPQVGMLLKKELKAQGKAVVEHLCEHFKHSRQDLFHIVKIRKLRSFGEVLHSAGDGSGCEICKPAVASILASVWNEPIQRHREIQDTNDKFLANIQRGGTYSVIPRIPGGEITPDKLMAIGEVAKKYELYCKITGGQRIDLLGAKMEDLPKIWKDLIEYGFESGHAYGKALRTVKSCVGSTWCRYGVQDSTSFAIRLEERYRGIRAPHKIKSAVSGCIRECAEARSKDFGIIATEKGWNLYVGGNGGVNPKHALLLAEDLDSDTCIKYIDRFIMFYIRSADKLMRTSTWLEQLDGGLDYLKDVIINDRLGINAQLEEEMSYLVGSYVCEWKDVVDDPEKQKPYRHFVNSEESDPKIRFIQERDQKRPVDWPNQKVLN
- a CDS encoding nitrate/nitrite transporter produces the protein MGKFKEFLKVGHFPSLVSAFLYFDFSFMVWMLIGAIGVFLSEEFKLTPAQKGVLVSIPLLGGALLRIPMGLLSDRFGSRKVALGGMTVTLIPLLWGWLFGQSLSEIFCIGLLLGVAGASFAVALPLVSRWYPQKYQGLVLGIAGAGNSGSVLATLFFPGIAKSLGWHAVFGIALIPICSVFALFYFLAKDAPVERTNKKLLDYLAPIKSRDALLFSFLYSITFGGFVGIASFLPIFFYDQYGVDKLVTGLYTSYCIIGASMIRPIGGYLADKFGGVGVLSVVLVLLSSVLVCIANMPEISIMLPLFVFLMTLLGIGNGSVFQLVPRRFNKDIGIITGFVGAFGGIGGFFVPNLLGSSKSAFGSYSGGFLAFAIVGLTAALVLLFVSVLVWNKQGKAVQEKQPNLETA